The DNA region TTCTCGCCGGACATCGCGATCATAGACTACCGGGTCAGGGGCTTCACCCGGGACATATCGGGGGAGAAGTTCTTCCTGGACCACAAGATAAACTCTATACAGAACTTCATATCCAAGGATACCCGGGAGTTGTACCAGTTCATCGACGTCAACATATACCAGGAGAACATATTCAACACCAAGATGATAATAAAGGATTTCGACCTGGACAACTACCTCTTCGGGACCGGTAAGAAATCCTTGCTCCCGGGGGAGAAGAAGCGCATAAAGCAGGAGATAAAGAAGGAGATGGCGGAGATCTTCGCGGGCCGCAATCTCCCGTCCTTCTAGGGGGTTCTCCGTGTCCTTCATGCGCGAGGCCCTGAGGGAGGCGGAGCTGGCCATGGAGGCCGGCGACGTGCCCGTGGGGGCCGTGGTGGTCATGAATGGTTTGGTGGTGGGCCGGGGGAGGAACGTTCGGGAGCTCACCGGTGATCCGCTGGGGCACGCGGAGATGGTGGCCATAAGGGACGCGTGCTCCGCCCTGGGCACCTGGCGCTTGGACGGGGCGTCCCTTTACGTTACGCTCGAGCCCTGCGTGATGTGCGCTGGGGCCATACTCCAGTGCCGCATATCCGAGGTGCACTTTGCCCTCCGGGACCCCAAGGCCGGGGCGGTGGGCTCCCTTTACGACGTCCTGCGGGACCCAAGGCAGCCCTTTCGTTGCAGGGTCCACCAGGGGGAGATGCGGGATCGATCTGCGGCCCTGCTAC from Thermanaerovibrio acidaminovorans DSM 6589 includes:
- a CDS encoding nucleoside deaminase, with the translated sequence MREALREAELAMEAGDVPVGAVVVMNGLVVGRGRNVRELTGDPLGHAEMVAIRDACSALGTWRLDGASLYVTLEPCVMCAGAILQCRISEVHFALRDPKAGAVGSLYDVLRDPRQPFRCRVHQGEMRDRSAALLRGFFEGLRGAGQAVGV